A single window of Achromobacter xylosoxidans DNA harbors:
- a CDS encoding CynX/NimT family MFS transporter — translation MDKVEGAARAGQPAATRWGAVLAIVGAGVVASLQVGKVIIAAPLLRRDLGLDLASIGTLTAVFSILGMVGGIAAGGVIARFGARRMLLWGLATVAAGTAAGALAPGYGVLLASRVVEGLGFLLITVAGPAALQRLVLPSSRDLAFALWSCYMPAGMAIAMLASQAFGDWHAYWWCAGAAAVLALGCIAALAPPVPGGAALSWNGLRRDTTDTLGAAGPMLLAASFTLYSLMFFALFTFLPVLLMDKLGLPLATAGLYSAVASAANIIGNLGAGVLLSRGWRRSTLIACASVAMGVVALLIFRSVFAAMPTFLLCVLFSAVGGLIPATLLGTAPLVAPRPTLTAATVGLVMMGSNLGQVIGPVTVGGVIDRYGWAQASLIVAAAALGGVAIAWRLRRLNGAQL, via the coding sequence ATGGACAAGGTGGAAGGCGCGGCGCGGGCCGGCCAGCCGGCGGCGACCCGTTGGGGGGCGGTGCTGGCGATCGTGGGCGCCGGGGTGGTGGCGTCGTTGCAGGTGGGCAAGGTGATCATCGCGGCGCCGCTGCTGCGCCGCGACCTGGGACTGGACCTGGCGTCGATCGGCACGCTGACGGCGGTGTTCTCCATCCTGGGGATGGTCGGCGGCATCGCCGCCGGCGGCGTCATTGCGCGCTTTGGCGCGCGCCGCATGCTGCTGTGGGGCCTGGCCACGGTCGCGGCGGGCACGGCGGCGGGCGCGCTGGCGCCGGGTTATGGCGTGCTGCTGGCCTCGCGCGTGGTCGAGGGCCTGGGCTTCCTGCTGATCACGGTGGCCGGGCCGGCGGCCTTGCAGCGCCTGGTGCTGCCGTCCAGCCGCGACCTGGCGTTCGCGCTCTGGAGCTGCTACATGCCGGCGGGCATGGCGATCGCCATGCTGGCCTCGCAGGCGTTTGGCGACTGGCACGCCTATTGGTGGTGCGCCGGCGCCGCCGCGGTGCTCGCGCTGGGCTGTATCGCCGCGCTGGCGCCGCCGGTGCCGGGCGGCGCGGCCCTGTCCTGGAACGGTTTGCGCCGCGACACCACGGACACCCTGGGCGCGGCCGGGCCGATGCTGCTGGCGGCCTCGTTCACGCTCTACAGCCTGATGTTCTTCGCGCTGTTCACCTTCCTGCCGGTGTTGCTGATGGACAAGCTGGGCCTGCCGCTGGCCACCGCCGGCCTCTACAGCGCGGTCGCCAGCGCCGCCAACATCATCGGCAACCTGGGCGCCGGCGTGCTGCTGTCGCGCGGCTGGCGCCGTTCGACCCTGATCGCCTGCGCCAGCGTGGCGATGGGCGTGGTGGCGCTGCTGATCTTCCGATCGGTGTTCGCGGCGATGCCGACGTTCCTGCTGTGCGTGCTGTTCTCGGCCGTGGGCGGCCTGATCCCGGCGACGCTGCTGGGCACGGCGCCACTGGTGGCGCCGCGGCCGACGCTCACGGCGGCCACGGTGGGCCTGGTGATGATGGGCAGCAACCTGGGGCAGGTGATCGGCCCGGTGACGGTGGGCGGGGTGATCGACCGCTATGGCTGGGCGCAGGCTTCGCTGATCGTGGCGGCCGCGGCGTTGGGCGGCGTGGCCATCGCCTGGCGCCTGCGGCGGCTGAACGGCGCGCAACTGTAG
- a CDS encoding LysR family transcriptional regulator yields the protein MIDALTLDQLRVFAAVADTGSFRAAAKQLARVQSAVSHAIANMETQLGVKLFDRGGHRPVMTPEGQALLANARDILLRVDAMRARAQGLGEGVELELSLVVDTLYPIAQVGAALNRLRAAYPSVATRVAVLPLGGPIAALLDGSHQLGIIAGEHFRHPRIAMQALSSVQMVAVVGASHPLAARVADGAPLATPELADHLQVVQIDPSTLSAGRDFAVLSPQTCRVSGQDTKHALILAGVGWGRLPLWLVERDLAEGRLLRLPTGSLGRGSQVATEVYLAHRIDQPLGPAARTLAAALAGA from the coding sequence ATGATAGACGCCCTCACCCTGGATCAGCTACGCGTGTTCGCCGCCGTGGCCGACACCGGCAGTTTCCGCGCCGCGGCCAAGCAGCTGGCGCGAGTGCAGTCGGCCGTCAGCCACGCCATCGCCAACATGGAAACGCAGCTGGGCGTGAAGCTGTTCGACCGCGGCGGCCACCGGCCCGTCATGACACCGGAAGGCCAGGCGCTGCTGGCCAACGCGCGCGACATCCTGCTGCGGGTGGACGCCATGCGCGCCCGCGCCCAGGGGCTGGGCGAAGGGGTGGAGCTGGAACTGTCGCTCGTGGTGGACACCCTGTACCCCATTGCCCAGGTTGGCGCCGCGCTGAACCGCCTGCGCGCCGCCTATCCGTCCGTGGCCACGCGCGTCGCGGTGCTGCCGCTGGGCGGCCCCATCGCCGCGCTGCTGGACGGCAGCCATCAACTGGGCATCATCGCCGGCGAGCATTTCCGCCATCCGCGCATCGCCATGCAGGCCTTGTCCTCGGTGCAGATGGTCGCCGTGGTCGGCGCCAGCCATCCCCTGGCGGCGCGGGTGGCCGACGGCGCGCCGCTGGCCACGCCCGAACTGGCCGACCACCTGCAGGTGGTGCAGATCGACCCATCCACCCTCAGCGCCGGCCGCGACTTCGCGGTGCTGTCGCCGCAGACCTGCCGGGTCAGCGGGCAGGACACCAAGCATGCGCTGATCCTGGCCGGCGTCGGCTGGGGCCGGCTGCCGCTGTGGCTGGTCGAACGCGACCTGGCCGAGGGCCGGCTGCTGCGCCTGCCCACCGGCAGCCTGGGGCGCGGCAGCCAGGTGGCCACCGAGGTCTACCTGGCGCACCGCATCGACCAGCCGCTGGGGCCGGCCGCGCGCACGCTGGCGGCGGCGCTGGCGGGCGCCTGA
- a CDS encoding DUF169 domain-containing protein, whose protein sequence is MEETTQQTNQEAIPGQPLDWAALVDDLNRLLRLKTTVIGMKLYQDEAALAGVKGLRRPKATHTTDQIVGMAARLGWTVGITGDDLVGAQCRAVIGLGPQDEAWRSGKEYVGVWHATEADARARQEALSCVPAGRYRAMVVSPLASGRLDPPDICLVYATPGQMIILINGLQWKNYRRFDWSVVGETACADSWGRALATGEPSLSLPCYAERRYGGVPDEEMLMALPPRYLPMAIEGMKALSANGLRYPIPPYGIQNDVRAGMGVSYAQPPRA, encoded by the coding sequence ATGGAAGAGACAACCCAACAGACAAATCAAGAGGCCATCCCAGGCCAGCCGCTCGACTGGGCGGCGCTGGTCGACGACCTGAACCGCCTGCTGCGGCTCAAGACCACGGTCATCGGCATGAAGCTCTACCAGGACGAAGCGGCGCTGGCCGGCGTGAAGGGACTGCGGCGGCCCAAGGCCACCCACACCACCGACCAGATCGTCGGCATGGCGGCGCGGCTGGGCTGGACCGTCGGCATCACCGGCGATGACCTGGTCGGAGCGCAGTGCCGCGCGGTGATCGGCCTGGGGCCGCAGGACGAGGCCTGGCGCAGCGGCAAGGAATACGTCGGCGTCTGGCACGCCACCGAGGCCGACGCGCGCGCCCGCCAGGAAGCCCTGTCCTGTGTGCCGGCGGGCAGGTATCGGGCCATGGTGGTGTCGCCGCTGGCCTCGGGCCGGCTCGATCCGCCCGACATCTGCCTGGTGTACGCCACGCCCGGGCAGATGATCATTCTGATCAACGGCCTGCAATGGAAGAACTACCGGCGCTTCGACTGGAGCGTGGTGGGCGAGACCGCCTGCGCCGATTCCTGGGGGCGGGCGCTGGCCACCGGCGAGCCCAGCCTGTCCTTGCCCTGTTATGCCGAGCGCCGCTATGGCGGCGTGCCGGACGAGGAAATGCTGATGGCGCTGCCGCCGCGCTACCTGCCCATGGCGATCGAGGGAATGAAGGCCTTGTCGGCCAATGGCCTGCGCTACCCGATTCCGCCGTATGGCATCCAGAACGACGTGCGCGCCGGCATGGGCGTGAGCTACGCGCAGCCGCCGCGCGCCTGA
- a CDS encoding GNAT family N-acetyltransferase — MIIRNAQAGDSADIVELLAQLGYPGTADFVPEKIERLLGHCDAELLVAEDGGRLLGFIGLHFMVQLALPGDFCRITYFCVSDAARGSGVGRALEEAAEALARARGCDRIEVHCHERRVDAHRFYHRQGYAESPKYLMKSCRR, encoded by the coding sequence ATGATCATCCGCAATGCGCAAGCCGGCGACAGCGCCGACATCGTTGAACTGCTGGCCCAGCTGGGCTATCCCGGCACCGCGGATTTCGTGCCGGAGAAGATCGAGCGCCTGCTGGGGCACTGCGACGCCGAACTGCTGGTGGCCGAGGACGGCGGCCGGCTGCTGGGGTTCATCGGCCTGCATTTCATGGTGCAGCTGGCGCTGCCGGGGGACTTCTGCCGCATCACCTATTTCTGCGTCAGCGACGCGGCCCGCGGCAGCGGCGTGGGGCGGGCCCTGGAAGAGGCGGCCGAAGCGCTGGCGCGCGCCCGTGGCTGCGACCGCATCGAGGTGCATTGCCACGAGCGCCGCGTCGACGCGCACCGCTTCTACCATCGCCAGGGCTACGCGGAATCGCCCAAGTACCTGATGAAGTCCTGCCGCCGCTGA